One Numenius arquata chromosome 9, bNumArq3.hap1.1, whole genome shotgun sequence DNA window includes the following coding sequences:
- the MOGAT1 gene encoding 2-acylglycerol O-acyltransferase 1 yields MKVEFAPINIPLKRRFQTVAVLQWIFSFLLLAEFCCGFFVILILGNFWFLAVLYLLWLYLDWDTPCTGGRRYQWVRSWTVWKYFREYFPIHLIKTSDLSPKHNYLLGFHPHGVLVAGAFGNFCTGSGFKNLFPGLTPYLHIMPIWFSCPFFREYIMSAGMVSASKESVSYVLNNKGGGHASIIVIGGAEESLNAHPGSLTLNILKRKGFIKMALKHGAHLVPVFSFGENELFKQVANPKGSRLRNIQEKLQRIMGFALPLFHARGVFQYSFGLIPYRQPIHTVVGSPIPVKQNLNPTAEEIEQLHALYLQKLRKLFEEHKRNYGIPEHKSLIFE; encoded by the exons CAGAGTTTTGCTGTGGATTCTTTGTGATCCTGATCCTGGGTAACTTCTGGTTCCTTGCTGTTCTGTACCTGCTGTGGCTCTACCTCGACTGGGACACGCCATGCACAGGGGGCAGGCGGTACCAGTGGGTCAGAAGCTGGACTGTTTGGAAGTACTTTAGGGAATACTTTCCCATTCAC CTTATAAAAACTTCAGATCTGAGTCCAAAACACAACTACTTACTTGGCTTTCACCCCCACGGGGTCCTCGTAGCTGGAGCCTTTGGAAACTTCTGTACTGGTTCAGGTTTCAAAAATTTATTTCCTGGGCTTACTCCATATCTTCATATCATGCCCATCTGGTTCAGCTGTCCCTTCTTCAGAGAATACATAATGAGTGCTG GAATGGTTTCTGCATCCAAGGAGAGTGTCTCGTACGTGCTGAATAACAAAGGAGGCGGCCACGCATCCATCATTGTAATCGGAGGAGCAGAGGAATCTCTCAATGCACATCCTGGAAGCTTAACTTTGAATATCCTCAAGAGGAAGGGTTTTATTAAAATGGCCTTGAAACATGG AGCTCATCTGGTCCCAGTGTTTTCCTTTGGTGAAAATGAACTATTCAAGCAAGTTGCAAACCCCAAAGGTTCACGGCTCAGAAACATACAGGAGAAGTTGCAAAGGATAATGGGCTTTGCCTTACCACTATTTCATGCTAGAGGAGTATTTCAATACAGTTTTGGCTTAATACCTTACAGGCAACCAATTCATACTGTTG TGggaagccccatccctgtaaAACAGAACTTGAACCCCACCGCTGAAGAGATTGAACAGCTGCATGCATTGTACCTACAGAaactaagaaaattatttgaagagCACAAAAGAAATTATGGGATCCCTGAGCATAAGTCTCTCATCTTCGAGTAG